In the Flavobacterium sp. 90 genome, ACAATCTATTCTCCTTTAGAACTGCAAATATCGTTTTGGAATTTGAGGAATTTGGTTGGAGAAATATTCATGTAATATTTAAAGTCGTGTATCAATTGACTTTGATCATAATAACCACATTGTTCTACGACCGAAAGCCAATCTGTTTTAGAATCATTCAGAATATCTTTCTGAATAACTTCTACAGCTTTCAAAAATCTTTCGTAACGACTGATTTCTTTAATTGTATATCCAAAAAACTTCTTTTGATTCAATTGGATATTCCGTTCTGATTGATTGGTTTTTGAAGCAATTGCTTTTATCGGATTTAAATTCTCATCCTTAAAATCAGCCAAAAGTGTTGTTAAAGCATTTTGCTCTTTTAGGTAAGGTTTACAAAATTCTAAAATATAATCGACACGCTCTTTTGTATCTGATAAAAGATTAAGTTCTTCCCATAAAACCGAAAAACAATTTTCAGCCAGCAAAGCATCGGGGTGAATGGGTAAAGAATGCGTTAATAATGCATTTCCGAAGAATCTATAAAAAGCATCTTCTTTAAAATTGGCAACTAATATCTCTGAATTGGGTTCTAAAGTATAATCAAATGATTGTTTTATTGGTCCTAAAACAATGCATTTTTCGACTTCGAGGATCGTGTTTTTCTCTGATTTTAAAGATGATTTTGTTCCGAAGTTGAAAACCAAAATCGTCTGAAAACTGGGTAATAAAGTTTTCGTTACAGGAAATACCGTTTTGTTTTCGGCAAAATAAAAATGAGAAAAAACAGATTCAAATGCTGAAGGAACAGCAATTCTATGATTGTTATTTTCTTCAGCATTTTTCATACTATTTATATTTTAGAAGCTTTAAGAAACAAACTCAGCTTCAAACAAATTCGTTAAGTGCTTTACGATTTTAGCCTTTACTTCGTCTTCATCGACTTTTTCCACACCAAGTTCTACTTGCAAAGATGTAACGCCTTTTCCGCGAATTCCACACGGAATAATATTGTCAAAATAACCTAAATCTACGTTTACATTCAGCGCAAATCCGTGCATAGTTACCCAACGTGAAGCACGAACACCAAGAGCACAAATTTTACGCGCAAACGGAGTTCCAACATCCAGCCAAACGCCAGTTTCGCCATCACTACGTCCGCATTTTAAACCGTATTCTTCTAAAGTCAAAATAATAGCTTCTTCAAGAAAACGTAAATACTTATGAATATCGGTAAAGAAATTTTCTAAATCTAAAATCGGATAACCTACAATTTGTCCGGGTCCGTGATACGTAATATCTCCGCCACGATTGATCTTATAGAAAGTTGCACCTTTTGCTTCAAGCTGCTTTTCGTTTAATAATAAGTTCTCTAAATCACCGCTTTTCCCCAAAGTATAAACATGCGGATGTTCTACAAACAGTAAATAATTTGGCGTTGGTAAATCAAGTTCTTCTCTTCTGTTTTTGATTTTTAAGTCGACTATATCCTTAAAAAGTTCTTCCTGATATTCCCAGGTCGATTTATAATCTTTACTTCCTAAATCCTGAAGTTGAATTTTTTTGTTCATTTTAATTATTTTTCAAACTCAACTTCAAAGTTAAGTTTGTCAGGATTCTCCATATAATCCGTGAAAGGGTATTGAATTGTAATTGATTTTCGATCTTCGCTAAACAAAGCATTTGGGTTTGAAACTTTCTTGATTCGCTTAGGAAAATGGTACTTTATAATATAGTTTGACGAAGCAAAGATCATCTTAGACATATCTGCCGCGGAATCTTTTACTTTTTGAACTGCTTGTTTGTCTATTATTGCCTTACGCGTAAATTTCTTTCCGTCGTATGTATAGCTTAATTTACTTTTATTATCTCCGAAACCTGCTCCAAATGCTGCTGTAGGATTTGCGCCCGTTCCTTCTAATTTTTGAAGCGCAGATGTCGTTTGCAATATATCCTGTAATTCGTTTACGTTTTTAAAATCTGTAGAAAGCGTCATTAGAAACTCTTTTTGCTCTGCATTCATTTTAGTATTTACTACAAAATTTTCCAGTTTTTTAAGTTCCTTTTGAGTCTCCGGAGATAGTTTTGCAATACTGTCTTTTTTCTCTTCAAATATTTGTTTGAAGGTAAAAGTCGTATCAATATTTTTCTTAGCGTCTGCTCCCATTTGACTTCCTACTTGATCTCCGGCCATTGCCATTAACGAAGAACCATCCATATCAACAGAGAATTTACCGGTTCCATTGTCATTGATGTACATGTTTTCAGTAAACGTGCAACTTGTTAATGTTGCTAATAAAAAAGAAAAACTAAGAAGTTTATATAATTTCATATGGGTTAATTTTTATCAAAGATACGAAGACTATTTTTATTTATTTAATCGTTGATTTGTTTAATTGTTTATGTGAAAATTGCCCACGGATTCAACGGATTTAAACGGATTGAACGCGGGTTGTTTCATGATAATCTTTGTCAAAGTTTAAAACTTTGACAAAGATCGTCGCTTCAAAGAAAAATAAAAAATCCGCTTTAAATCCGTTTAAATCCGTTGAATCTGTGGCCAAAAAATTATTCTAAAACCACTTCTAAATTTGTCATTTCCGGATTTTGCAAACAATCCGAAAGTTTAAATTCTAAGGTTAATGCTTTTTTATCCGAACTAATAATTGCTTTTTCGTTTGAAACGGATTTTATTTTCTTTGGAAAATGATATTTTAAAGTGTAAGATTGCGTCAATTTTAAAGAAGTATATTTAGGATCTGCCGTTGCAAATTGATTTTTTGTTTTTTGAAGTTCCTCTTGATTTGTAACAGAAACCGATCGCTTAAAAACGGTTCCGTCAAAATGATATTCTACTTTATAATAATGATTTTCGGCGGTCAGTGCATAATTGTGTTTGATATCATTTGCATAATCTTCGGTTTTATACAAATCCGGAATTTCTGAAACTTTATTAAAGTTAAACGACATTACGGTTCTGAATTCTTTTTCGAAAGAACTGTTTTTTGTATGCACTTTTACATTCGAATATTTTTGAAATAATTGCTGTTCTATTGGCGTATATTTCACAAATGTCTCGTTGTACCTTTTAATATAATCCTCAAAAACATAGGTTGTATCTTTAAAAACATCTTCATGTGCGTATTGATCTCCCGCCAATTGCATATAACTGTTTTCATTTCGTAGTTGGACAACTTCAATGGTTCCGGTTCCGTCTGGATTGATTTGAATGGTTTCGGTAATTTGGCAACTTGAAAGGATAAGAAGAATTATTAAGGCTGATATGGATTTCATTTTTTCTAGAAGGTTCTTTTGAAAAGGTTCTGAGAAGCTAAGATACTGAGGTTTTTGTTTAGTTTCATGCATTTTTAACGCATTATTGTCAGGCTGAGCGAAGTCGAAGCCACTCCTGAAATTTTGCAATAAAAATCGTCAATCTTTGTCGAGCTACTCGTGTGGCTTCGACTTCGCTCAGCCTGACAATGCTTTACAAAACGATCTAAACCCACCAACTAAAAGCTCTTATAAAAACTAAAACTTCTAAAATAGCCCCGATAGAAGCGGTATCCTTTTTTGCTTTTTCGGCAAAAAAGATACAAGTGAATAGCGGGACAAAAGGACTTTGAAAACCAAAAATTTGTGCTTCAAAAAATCTAAAAACTGCATTCTGAAATCTACATTCTTTTCTTTATCTTTGCACACTTAAAAAAGAGCACAAAATGGCATTATCAGAACAAGAAATCATTAGAAGAGAGAAACTTCAAAACTTACGCAACTTAGGAATCAATCCTTACCCAGCTAATCTTTTTCCTGTAAATCATACTTCGAAGCAGATTAAGGAATCTTTTGAAGAAGGTAAGAAGGTGATCGTTGCCGGACGTTTGATGAGTATCAGAGATCAGGGAAAAGCTTGTTTTGCTGAATTGCAGGATAGCGAAGGGCGTATACAATTGTACGTGAATCGCGATGTTTTGTGTGAAGGTGATGATAAAACTTTGTACAACACGGTTTTTAAAAAATTAACTGATTTAGGTGACTTTGTTGGTATTGAAGGAGAATTGTTTACAACACAAGTTGGTGCAAAATGTATTCGTGTGAGCGGTTTTACTTTCTTGAGTAAAACACTTCGTCCGCTTCCTTTACCAAGAGTTGATACAGACGGAAACGTTCACGACGCTTTTACAGATGCTGAATTGCGTTACAGAATGCGTTATGTTGATTTAACGGTGAATCCACATGTTAAAGAAAACTTCATTAAGCGTACAAAATTGTTTACCGCTATGCGTAACTATTTTAACGATGCAGGTTATCTTGAGGTTGAAACTCCGGTTTTACAATCAATTGCTGGTGGAGCTTCGGCAAGACCTTTTATCACGCACCATAATTCGCTTGATATTCCGCTTTACATGCGTATTGCAAACGAATTGTATTTGAAAAGATTAATTGTTGGTGGTTTTGAAGGTGTTTATGAGTTTTCGAAAAACTTTAGAAATGAAGGTATGGACAGAACGCATAATCCTGAATTTACTGCAATGGAAATATATGTAGCCTACAAAGACTACAACTGGATGATGGAATTTGCTGAAGGTTTGCTTGAGCATTGTGCAATTGCTGTAAACGGAACTAGCGAAGTTACTTTTGGTGAACACCAAATTAACTTTAAAGCGCCTTATGCTCGCGTTACAATGACGGATTCTATCAAACATTTTACTGGTTTTGATATTTCAGGTAAAACTGAAGAAGAATTGTTTGAAGCTGCAAGAGGAATGGGAATCGACGTTGATAAAACAATGGGGAAAGGAAAATTAATTGATGAGATTTTTGGCGCTAAATGCGAAGGAAACTATATTCAGCCAACTTTCATTACTGATTATCCAAAAGAAATGTCTCCTCTTTGTAAAGAACACCGCGACAATCCGGATCTTACAGAGCGTTTTGAATTAATGGTTTGTGGTAAAGAAATTGCAAATGCTTATTCTGAATTGAACGATCCAATTGATCAACGTGAGCGTTTTGAAGATCAAATGCGTCTTTCTGAAAAAGGTGATGATGAAGCTAACGGAATCATCGATGAAGATTTCTTAAGAGCGCTTGAATACGGAATGCCTCCAACTTCTGGAATGGGAATTGGTATGGACCGTTTGATTATGTACTTAACAAATAATGCTTCAATTCAGGAAGTTTTATTGTTCCCACAAATGCGTCCGGAGAAAAAACAAGCTCAAATTGAATTGTCTGACGAAGAGAAATTTATCCTGGATTTATTGAAAGGAAATGAAAATAAAATGGATCTTCAGCAATTAAAAATTACTGCGAATTTAAGCGGTAAAAAATGGGATGCATCTATGAAAAATTTATCTAAACACGGTTTAACTAAAGTTGCCGTTGAAGGCGAGTTTAAATTTGTGGAATTGGTAGAGTAGTTTTAAAAAAAATCAAAATTTTAAATACCAAATTCCAAAATTGGAATTCATAATATATTTAAAGAAAGGAATTCATAATAGAATTCCTTTCTTATTTTAAAAAGATAACAACAAAACATTAAAAGGATTGAGTACATTACTTATTATTACAATTTTAATATCATTTATCTGTTATCAAATTTACTTTGAAAAAGTTATTACAAAAAAGGTTCCTATACAGAGAAAAGAAAAAATATTTAAATTATTAAGCACTAAATTTGAGGGATTAAAAGAAAATCATCTTGGTTTTTTTGAATTTACCTTAAACAATAAAAATATTTTATTTGATTATAAAGCTATTAGACATAAAAATGGTTTTTCAAATATCTTAAAGATATATTTAGATATCTCAACAATAGAAGAAGAAATTAAACAGCTATGTAAAATTCATTTTTATTGTATAAAGATTGACAATAAAGATTGGATAGAAATGCCTGTCGAAGTATTCTTTGACTCACTAAATAATCTAGTTAAATATTCAAGCAAAACTGTTGATCGAATAATTTCAGAAACCGAAATTTATATTTCAGAGAAAAGAAGAGAACGAGACACAAAATAACTTGTCAAAGATATTCCATCGGAATATATCATCGGTAGAAAATAAAATATTGTTTTGCATTGTGTCCCGTAAGGACACCTGTTTTTTACGGAAATGAAACATTTTCATCATTGATCAAACGTTCCTACGGAACGTACAATCGTAATTCTAATTTTATTCTACCGAGCAAACATTCCTATGGAATGATTTTTTTTATATAATCCGACAGGTTTTTAAACCTGTCGGATTTTTTATTTAAATTTAACCACATAGAAATGCCTATGTCAAAAATTAAAAATTACTTACTTTATACCATATTTATTGTATTCACAGTACTTGGTTCATATTTACTAATCGATTCATTTATAAATCCAGAATTAGAGTTTTCTGAGGATGTTGTACTCAAAAACAGAATTAAATATATCAATGGTATTCTTTTCTTTGGTGGATTAGGCTATATCTATTATCTCATAAAAGAAAGGAAAATTGACACAAATCAGAATACGTTTAAAACGAATATTACCATGTTTTTTGGCTGTTTAATATTTGTCCTAAATTGTTTATTCATAATTCTACATCCCGAAACATTTAAAAAAGGAACCAAATTAACACAAATGATTATTGGCTATAGTGGAGTATTATTTTTTGGCGCTGGTTTACTTATGTCAGTTTATAGATTAATAAAAAATCTCTCTAAGACAAATTAATAAAACGGATCAAAAACCGAGAGATTCATATTTTAAAAGGAATACTTCTCTAACTTCTTTCCATCAATATCCAAAACCTTTGCACTTTCTCTTGAAGCGTCTTCTTTGACAACTTCCTGAACCGATGGATTTGACGGATATTTTCCGTTTTTAAGTTTTAAAAGGTGAAATTTCCCTCCACTTACGACTATTAGATCATAGAATTTTTCAGATACTGAAGTGGTTACATAAATAGGAAAATCAGTTACGGTAAATTTATTGATTAAACTTCCGTCATTATTTAAGATATATCCTGAACAACCACCGCTTCCGCAAAAATAAGCATTCGAGAAACCTACAAAATACTCGTCTTTTTTGTCATTGTTTAAATCGAAAGCACTGTAATAAAAAAATCGATCGTCTTTGGTCAATGCCGGTAAATCCGCTTTTAGTAAAACCAGGAGCTGTTTTCTAATTAATTGTACAGCTTTATCATCTTTTGCAGGAGCGTCGCTTATATCTGCACTACCCGTTGCAGTCTTTGTCAATGTATCATTTGCAACTGCTTCAACAACATTTTCTTTTTCTGTTTTTTCTTTATTTTGACATGATATCATTCCTAAAATCACAAATGCCATTAAAATTTTTCTTTTCATAATTTCTCTTTTTTTAAATTCTTATGATTATGTTTCTAAACCAATAAAGCGGCTTTATTCTCAATATCATTTTGCGCCAATAATGACTTTATATTATTGAAAGTTACTAAAGCAATCTGCGTTAAAGCTTCATTAGTAAAAAAGGCCTGATGCGCCGTTACCAAAACATTTGGAAAACTCATTAAACGCTGAATCGCATCGTCCTGAATAATATCTGCCGAAAGATCTCTGAAAAATAATTTCTCTTCTTGTTCGTAAACATCGATTCCCAAGTATCCAATTTTCCCTTCTTTAAGACCTTCAATAACCGAAGCTGTTTCTATTAATCCGCCTCGACTTGTATTGATAATCATTACGCTGTCTTTCATCTCATCGATAGACTTGTTATTAATAATATGTTTGGTTTGCTCATTTAGCGGACAATGAAGCGAAATGATATCACTCGATTTGAAGATTTCTTCGAGAGAAACGAATTGTACTCCGTCTTTTTCCATTTCGGCATTTGTAACAATATCATACGCCAGAACTTTACATCCAAAACCTAAAGCGATTTTTGCAAAAGCTTTTCCAATATTTCCCGTTCCGATGATTCCAATTGTTTTTCCGAATAAATCAAAACCTAATAATCCGTTTAAAGAAAAATTTTGTTCACGAACTCTATTATAAGCTTTATGTGTTTTTCTATTTAAAGTCAAAATCATGGCAATTGCATGCTCTGCAACTGCTTGCGGCGAATATGCAGGAACTCGGCAAACTTTTAAATTATATTTTTTTGCAGCCTCTAAATCGACATTATTGAAACCTGCACAACGTAAAGCAATAATTTTCACTCCCTTTTCTGCTAACTGTCTTATAACGGATTCATTTACGATATCATTTACAAAAACACATACAATTGAAGCGTTTTCAATCAAAATAACAGTCTGAGGATTTAATTGGGTTTCAAAAAAATCCAACTCAAAACCAAAGTCTGTATTGTATTTATTAAAGAAAGCTTTATCATAAGGCTGCGTCGAAAAAAAGGCGATTTTATTACTATTTGATGTAGTCGTTAAACTCATGATCTCTGTTTTTTTGATTCTTAAATTATGGTTTTACTAAGTTAAGTAATTAAATCTGAAGTAAATTTCTGATCATAAAAAAAGAGCTTCTCTCAAAGCTCTTTTGTCAAAATAGTTTTTTTATTCTCTAAATTTTAAATGATCTGTACTAAAAAGCAACCCAATTCCGCTGTAAGGATCTCTTTTTAAATCATAAAAGTTATTTGCTCCAGCCAAATCATGATACAAATCAATCATTATTGAAGATTCCTGAAATCCATCAATTGTATGTTTTATAATAGTATCAGATAAACAAGTTAGCTCTTTTGTAGTATTTGTAATTCCGATGTTATTTCCAGTTTCCCAATCCCAAATAGTCCAATCCCAATTGTGTGTTTTTTGAACAGCATCCATCCATAAATAAGAAAGATTGTTGATTTTAATTTTCCCTAATTCCTTTTCTTTCCAATATTCAACACTTTCGATTATCGCTTTTATTGTATTCTCTGTTTGATCGTAAACAAAATCAGGATTTGAAATCTGAATAGTTTTTATAGCATCAGCAATTTTAGTGTTGATAGTTTTTAATTCCTTTTCGTTGGGCTTTCTTAAAAAAGCAAATTCAATGTCTTGTCGGTCAAAAGCAATTCCAGGTGATTTCACCAACATTTCTGCAGGAATACATTTTGCATTAGAATATTCGTTAAGAAACTCTTCTCTCGGATCAAAAGAAAAATTCTCATCAGCATAAAAACCGGAAACATATCTTTGCTCAATTTCCTTAACGATTTGATACGTTTCAAAATTTATATCTTCTTTTATTTCGTCTTCGGTTTCAAACCTGCAAAAATAATCCGGTTGCAACATCCAATACAAACAAAGAGCGGTTCCTTTATCAAGATGTTTTTGTTTGATTATCCATTCAAAAGGTTCAATTCCGTCATCATAATTCCAATTTTGTACAAACTGATGCAATTCGGGAGCGGTTAATTTTTGATAAGACATCTCGCTATTTACAGCTTTTAGAACTCGATTTTTACTCTTTTTATTAAATAATTCTTCCATTTCTATATTTTACAAATCCAATATTCTCCTACAAATTTAAAAACCTATTTTTATAAATACATCATTAAATACAAACACTTCTTAAAAATCTCAATATCAGACAAATCGCTATTTTATATTTTTAATTTTGTTAAATAATCTATAATTCTGATACTCAGATTAAACCTATTGAATCTGATAAAGTCTAAATGGTATAACAATTAAAAAACTTACATCATGAAAAAATTATTCATCGCAGCTTTGTTATTCATCGGAGTAGCTAGTTTTGCACAAGAAGCGGATCAAAAACCACCTCGCGAACAAAGAGAAAGATTGACTCCGGAACAACGTAGTGACAAACAATTAAAAAAACTTACTTCTGAATTAAACTTAGATGCAAATCAACAAGCACAAGTAAAGCAACTTCTAGCCGACAGAAATGCTAAAGCTGAAAAATTTAAAGAAACCCGTAAAGCAAAAAAAGACAGCGATGTAAAACCAACTGCAGCTGAAAAAGAAGCTTTCAAAAAAGAAGTAATAGCCGAAAGAGATGCAAATGATGCTAAAATGAAATCTATCTTAAATGCAGACCAATACACAAAATGGAAAGCAATTCAGGAAGAGAATAAAGACAAAGCGAGAGAGAAAATGAAAGAATACAAAAAAGAGAATAACTAATTATAGTTTACAAAAAGAGGCTTTGATAGCCTCTTTTTTATTTTTGAAAAGTTTTATGCTTTCCTTATTACTTTCTGTTAATTAAAAGATAAATCCGACAATTCGATTAAACTTAATAAAATCATGGCAGTCTAATTGCTATAAACCTTTTAAAAAAACGAATTATGAAAAAATTATTTATCGCAGCTTTATTATTCGTTGGAGTAATAAGTTTTGCACAAGACATCAATCAGAAAACGACACGTGATCAACGAGAAAAATTAACTCCGGAACAACGTAATGAAAAACATTTACAAAAGTTAACTTCTGAATTGAATTTAGATAAAAAACAACAGGAACAAGTAAAACAGTTACTGGCAGAAAGAAGTGCCAAAGTCGAAAAGTTTAGAGATGGTAAAAAAGACAGCAAAACAAAACCTACTGAGGCAGAA is a window encoding:
- a CDS encoding DUF4274 domain-containing protein, with product MEELFNKKSKNRVLKAVNSEMSYQKLTAPELHQFVQNWNYDDGIEPFEWIIKQKHLDKGTALCLYWMLQPDYFCRFETEDEIKEDINFETYQIVKEIEQRYVSGFYADENFSFDPREEFLNEYSNAKCIPAEMLVKSPGIAFDRQDIEFAFLRKPNEKELKTINTKIADAIKTIQISNPDFVYDQTENTIKAIIESVEYWKEKELGKIKINNLSYLWMDAVQKTHNWDWTIWDWETGNNIGITNTTKELTCLSDTIIKHTIDGFQESSIMIDLYHDLAGANNFYDLKRDPYSGIGLLFSTDHLKFRE
- the lipB gene encoding lipoyl(octanoyl) transferase LipB, which codes for MNKKIQLQDLGSKDYKSTWEYQEELFKDIVDLKIKNRREELDLPTPNYLLFVEHPHVYTLGKSGDLENLLLNEKQLEAKGATFYKINRGGDITYHGPGQIVGYPILDLENFFTDIHKYLRFLEEAIILTLEEYGLKCGRSDGETGVWLDVGTPFARKICALGVRASRWVTMHGFALNVNVDLGYFDNIIPCGIRGKGVTSLQVELGVEKVDEDEVKAKIVKHLTNLFEAEFVS
- a CDS encoding 2-hydroxyacid dehydrogenase, yielding MSLTTTSNSNKIAFFSTQPYDKAFFNKYNTDFGFELDFFETQLNPQTVILIENASIVCVFVNDIVNESVIRQLAEKGVKIIALRCAGFNNVDLEAAKKYNLKVCRVPAYSPQAVAEHAIAMILTLNRKTHKAYNRVREQNFSLNGLLGFDLFGKTIGIIGTGNIGKAFAKIALGFGCKVLAYDIVTNAEMEKDGVQFVSLEEIFKSSDIISLHCPLNEQTKHIINNKSIDEMKDSVMIINTSRGGLIETASVIEGLKEGKIGYLGIDVYEQEEKLFFRDLSADIIQDDAIQRLMSFPNVLVTAHQAFFTNEALTQIALVTFNNIKSLLAQNDIENKAALLV
- the lysS gene encoding lysine--tRNA ligase encodes the protein MALSEQEIIRREKLQNLRNLGINPYPANLFPVNHTSKQIKESFEEGKKVIVAGRLMSIRDQGKACFAELQDSEGRIQLYVNRDVLCEGDDKTLYNTVFKKLTDLGDFVGIEGELFTTQVGAKCIRVSGFTFLSKTLRPLPLPRVDTDGNVHDAFTDAELRYRMRYVDLTVNPHVKENFIKRTKLFTAMRNYFNDAGYLEVETPVLQSIAGGASARPFITHHNSLDIPLYMRIANELYLKRLIVGGFEGVYEFSKNFRNEGMDRTHNPEFTAMEIYVAYKDYNWMMEFAEGLLEHCAIAVNGTSEVTFGEHQINFKAPYARVTMTDSIKHFTGFDISGKTEEELFEAARGMGIDVDKTMGKGKLIDEIFGAKCEGNYIQPTFITDYPKEMSPLCKEHRDNPDLTERFELMVCGKEIANAYSELNDPIDQRERFEDQMRLSEKGDDEANGIIDEDFLRALEYGMPPTSGMGIGMDRLIMYLTNNASIQEVLLFPQMRPEKKQAQIELSDEEKFILDLLKGNENKMDLQQLKITANLSGKKWDASMKNLSKHGLTKVAVEGEFKFVELVE
- a CDS encoding AraC family transcriptional regulator — its product is MKNAEENNNHRIAVPSAFESVFSHFYFAENKTVFPVTKTLLPSFQTILVFNFGTKSSLKSEKNTILEVEKCIVLGPIKQSFDYTLEPNSEILVANFKEDAFYRFFGNALLTHSLPIHPDALLAENCFSVLWEELNLLSDTKERVDYILEFCKPYLKEQNALTTLLADFKDENLNPIKAIASKTNQSERNIQLNQKKFFGYTIKEISRYERFLKAVEVIQKDILNDSKTDWLSVVEQCGYYDQSQLIHDFKYYMNISPTKFLKFQNDICSSKGE